TATTATACAGATCAATATATATCTGgagattgtatataatatatatttattaactaacCTTGTTCAGCATCACAGACACCACATTATAGTGTTGGCTGAAAGTAAAggataaggaaagaaaaacatgaaaaaaacaaacatcacacagcttgagataataattattaggtcattaaagaaaacaaatgcaattaggtcacaataacttaattacagcaattattacacacatactcacacacacatatatatttattcaatacacacacTACTACACAGTAAACATGTTATATACACACCTGAGTAAACccagaaatgtaaagacaggaaaaatacaGCTAAGAATTCTGACagcttatataaacatgaaatttaggaaggaaagaagggctacaggtaatcatttgaaccccagtacatgacaggtattgtattttatcaaccttgcaaagatggaagaagttgaccttggcaggatttgaactctgaacgtaaagagtcgtaaataaaataacacaatttattttctctaaaagtaataagaaacaagaactggagaaaagaaggaagacagtttattaaaggaacccctgggtattactggtacagattatattgaccccagagtgatagtaaatattctggtaggatttgaacatgaacataaaagagacaaatgtaaatactgtaagaGGATGATTCTCTATTTAGCCCAGGGTCGGAATAAATAGGGAAACTACAAGGAGAGAggtgaggaagaaaagagaaagagagagaagtagttcAAGATGggatgaaaggaagaagagagaggatttgaacctgtgacGTTGAGGAAATGGAGAACGAGATGAAGTAAAGAGTCCAgtcaggcaacaacaataacaattatggtgatgattaattaataaagtagATTACAGTGTAATTTCAgtgcgaaagagagaagaaagacaatgaccccatggtgggataatgacatgaatgactgaatgaaaaagaaacaaacattattgaaaacataaaagaaacagatttggatatTCCAGATCCAATGGGGACTTACCGCTGAACTGCATCATGCAGTGGTGTGTCTCCATTGTTGCTAACCACATTGACATCGATGCCATTGTGACCCAGCAACAGCTCGACAGTGTGCAAGGATCCCAACCAACAGGCCAAGTGCAGCGGTGTGCGACCATCATTAGACTGTGCGTTgacctgaaaaagaaaagaataaaaacattaaaaatggtgtctgaaaggggagtcgggtggtgaagaattaaaagaaaaactcacagaaaaagagaaaattaattaaacaggtggaatgattggggtggggagtaggtaatgcagatttctattgtatatacacacacgcgtatacacacatacatatgtacatataaatatatttatacacacacacaaacacacgcatataggatgaataactgaataaataaacacatagagcagcaaaatgtgtgtgtgtgtgtgtgtgtgtgtatatgtgtgtgttcgcgtgtgtgtatgttcacagttacatttattcttttattctttcatttgtttcagtcatgtgaatgtggccatgctggagcactgtcgttagtcgagcaaatcgaccccagtaagcctagtacttattttattcgcTTCTTTTGCAGAAACGcttagtttacggggacgtaacacacaccatcggttgtcaagtgatgttgggggacaacacagacacacaaacacacgcacgtacacacagacacacataacacacacatacacaaactcatatgtgtatatatatatatatgtacacacacacatacacacacacacatatatagatttatacatatttatatatatatacatacgacgagcttctttcagtctccatctaccaaatccactcacaaggtttgctcagcctgaggctatagcagaaggcacttgtacattgtgccatgcagtgaaaatgaaccgggaaccatgtggttggtaagcaagttacttaccacaaagccacacctgcgcctctctctcacacatgtgtgtgtgtgtgtatgtaaatagatcttttttactcttttgcttgtttccatcatttgactgtggccatgatggagcaccacatttagtcgaggaaattgccatcaggacttattctttgtaagtctagtacttattctatcgatctctttgccgaaccgctaagttacgggggcgtaaacacaccagcatcggttgtcaagcgatggtgagtaacaaacacgcacactcaaacacacaaatatatatataaatatatatatatatatacatatataggacgggcttcttccagtttccgtctaccaaatccactcacaaggctttggtcggcccgaggctatagtacaagacacttgcccaagtgggactgaacccggaaccatgtggtttgtaagcaagcgacttaccacacagccattcttgtgcctatatatatatatatattatatatatatatatatatatatatatatatatatatatatatatatatatatatatatatatattataatatatattatatatatatatataatatgtatatatatatgttgttgtatgttcCTCATGAAGctttttaatataaacatttcttatgaaattttctgaaaatccatccCTTTCAATGTCTTAATCAACAATTATGTCTGGAGTTGTGATTGGTTTTGAAACTAATCAAATGCTTCTGTTTTCTCAACATAATCGTCATCGAAaatcaatgattattattaaaaagtaGGAAACACCAGAAAGTTATTGGGAAAAAATACGTGGGCtcaggaagtatatatatatatgtgtgcgtgtgtgtttgtgtgtgtgtgtacatactcatatatatgtgtgcatatatatatatatatatatatatattatataatatatatatatatatatatatataaaggagcactccgtcattacgacgacgagggccccgctgatctgatcaacggaacagcctgcttatgaaattaacgtgcaagtgactgagcaatccacagacacgtgtttctcagggagattcagcgtgacacagagtgtgacaaggcagaccctttgaaatacaggtacaactcatttttcattttgccagctgagtggactggagcaacgtgaaataagtgtcttgctcaaggacacaactcgtcgcgggaattgaactcacgaccttacaatcgtaagccgattgccctaaccacttagccacgcgccttcacatatatatatatatatatatatatatatatatatatatacatactaatataggatgaagttttttttacagaaaaaatattctatcaaaaaatgtggcagcatattaaaataactttacagttaaattataaacaacttataaataagggctaaagaaaagtaTTTCAAAGCCAATTTGCTGATaagagacttttaaatcgtcaatttccacatattatttactcgctacagaaaaaaaaacactaagaacTGAAATCGGGGAAAGCCGGACGatagaatgttttttaaaatgttcgttatttctatattgaatcaatttcggaattaatctcataatagattctttcctcttcagtagaacatacgaaaggatataaataagatacttacctCACTGCCCCGAGATAGTAAGATCTCCACAGCAAGAAGGTGATTCCTGAGGGTAAAAGATAGAAACATTgactaatttacattaaatatgaaaatattttggctttgAGACGaaacattatcgtcatcatcatcatcatcattatcacctgcactattatcatcaatatcatgctcatcaacatcattaccatcatcatcattgccaccacctccatcattgacaaaatcatcatcatcatcatcgccatcatcatcatcgccatcatcgccatcatcatcatcgccttcatcatcatcaccatcttcatcacctgcactattatcatcaatatcatgttcatcaacatcattaccatcatcatcattgccaccacctccatcattgacataatcatcatcatcatcatcatcaccatcatcatcatcatagccttcatcatcatcaccctcattgccaacaccatcatcatcattatcatctttgacATCTccaatatcatcataatcaatattatcatcattcattaccactataatcataatcatcatcatcatcatcattatcatcaccatcattatcatcgtcatcatcatcatcatcgcatctatcatcatcatcaacaccatcatcaacagcaagatcaacctcatcaatatcatcatcatcatcataatcattatcatcatcatcatcataataataacatcataatcatcatcatcatcgtcatcatcacgataatcatcataataatcatcgtcgtcatcatcatcatcatcatcatccacatcatcatcatcatcatgatcatcatcatcatcatcatcattattatcaacatcatcatcttcatcatcgtcgttatcatcatcatcaccacatcatcatcatcatcatggtcgtcatcatcatcattatcgtcatcatcatcata
The sequence above is a segment of the Octopus sinensis unplaced genomic scaffold, ASM634580v1 Contig07040, whole genome shotgun sequence genome. Coding sequences within it:
- the LOC115227700 gene encoding receptor-interacting serine/threonine-protein kinase 4-like — its product is MSSLSSLQINKPINEDGRTPLMLACYEGADRRIIEILIKAGGEVGRKDSIGYTALHWAVFGNHLLAVEILLSRGSEVNAQSNDGRTPLHLACWLGSLHTVELLLGHNGIDVNVVSNNGDTPLHDAVQRQHYNVVSVMLNK